In one Lolium rigidum isolate FL_2022 chromosome 3, APGP_CSIRO_Lrig_0.1, whole genome shotgun sequence genomic region, the following are encoded:
- the LOC124699020 gene encoding peroxidase 2-like: MALASVKLSIALTCALLLSSACHGLEVGYYKNSCPGVEAIVRNEVKKFVYKDAGIGAGLIRMFFHDCFVEGCDASVLLDPTPANPQPEKLSPPNFPSLRGFEAIDAAKDAVEKACPGVVSCADIVAFAGRDAAYFLSKMTVKINMPAGRLDGRISNFNEALSNLPPPFFNITQLIASFAAKGLNTEDMVILSGAHTIGVSHCSSFVSDRLAVPSDINAALAGILRRQCPANPTAANDPTVHQDVVTPNALDNQYYKNVLAHKVLFTSDAALLTTPATTQMVLDNANIRGLWEDKFNKAMVKMGAIGVKTGNQGEIRRNCRVVNH; the protein is encoded by the coding sequence ATGGCTTTAGCTTCGGTTAAGCTTTCTATTGCCCTGACATGCGCATTGCTCTTGTCGTCAGCGTGTCATGGCCTGGAGGTGGGCTACTACAAGAATTCGTGCCCCGGCGTGGAGGCCATCGTGAGGAACGAGGTGAAGAAGTTCGTCTACAAGGACGCCGGCATCGGCGCCGGGCTGATCCGCATGTTCTTCCACGACTGCTTTGTTGAGGGATGTGATGCCTCCGTCCTCCTGGACCCAACACCGGCCAACCCGCAGCCGGAGAAGCTTAGCCCTCCCAACTTCCCCAGCCTCCGTGGGTTTGAGGCCATCGATGCAGCCAAGGACGCCGTGGAAAAGGCCTGCCCGGGCGTGGTATCCTGCGCTGACATCGTTGCCTTCGCCGGCCGTGATGCAGCTTACTTCCTTAGCAAGATGACGGTGAAGATCAACATGCCGGCAGGCCGTCTGGATGGGCGCATTTCCAACTTCAATGAGGCCCTCTCTAACCTGCCGCCTCCATTCTTTAACATCACTCAGCTCATCGCCAGCTTCGCCGCCAAAGGGCTCAACACAGAGGACATGGTGATTCTTTCTGGCGCCCACACCATTGGGGTCTCACATTGCTCATCCTTCGTCTCTGACCGTCTTGCCGTCCCCTCCGACATCAACGCCGCCCTCGCCGGCATCCTGAGGAGGCAATGCCCCGCCAACCCGACCGCAGCCAACGACCCCACGGTGCACCAGGACGTGGTAACCCCTAACGCGCTTGACAACCAGTACTACAAGAACGTCCTCGCACACAAGGTCTTGTTCACGTCCGATGCCGCCCTTCTTACCACACCGGCGACCACCCAGATGGTGCTTGACAATGCCAACATCCGTGGACTGTGGGAAGACAAGTTCAACAAGGCGATGGTTAAGATGGGTGCCATCGGAGTCAAGACTGGAAACCAAGGTGAAATCAGGAGGAACTGCAGGGTGGTCAACCACTGA